The Branchiostoma lanceolatum isolate klBraLanc5 chromosome 17, klBraLanc5.hap2, whole genome shotgun sequence genome contains the following window.
TAACCACCAGCCCTCCCTCCACCTGAGTAcccacctcctcctcctcccccaccTCCAGCGCCCAAactccctccccctcctccaaaCCCGCCCTCTGCGTTGTAGAACACACCCCTCCCACCGACTCCACCGTTCACGAACGCGTTCCCACCCTCACCTCCAGTATTCCCATCAGTGCCATCAAAGTGATTTTTCCCGCTCGCACCGTCCGTTAGGAACCCCCCGCCTCCCCCACCGACATTGTCATTATCCCCTTGTGTGGCGCCTTTCCCGTCAGACCCTCCTGTAAAATAAGTAATACCACCTGAGCTGGACTGCCCTGCTGTCGCGGTTGTGCCGTCACTGTTGGGGTTCCTTTTAGTCAAGTTGTTACCTCCCCCTGCACCCCCCGCCACGATCAGCGGCGTGTTGTCCGTCTTGGTGACGAAGGTCCCGCCTCCACCACCAACCCCACACCTAGACTTGTTCTCCATTCCCTCTTGACCAACAAGTATCTTCAACACTTCACCTGTagtagacaaaaacaaaatttaatgtaatgAATATCTATTGCTGTCCAGATTACAACATTAACACGTCATCTGTTAAATCGTTAATGTCACCGAGAGCATTGATGAAATTCCATTTTTCATACACCTGCGGAATATATCttaaacgtttcagacagcatccactatcgtCCATCATTAGATCTTCAGAAAGTCATCTAACTGATTTGACATGGCCATGGCTTAGATGAATGTTTACGAAGGGGCGATTTCGAATAATCTGCAGTGTATATGCTCCCTTATTTAGACTTGTCTAATGGCTTTGTGGTAAAAGCACGCTAATCGCAGAAAACAATCGTCAATTTAGACATGCAAGTCGTAAATACCCATATGTGCCTAGTAATTGTGCATACTTCGACATTGTGACTGGTAGCAGTCCTATAGCCTACCTTTCTTCAGTTCGAAGGCCCCTCTGACCACTGCACCGCGCCCTCTGGCGGACTTGGGGTCATACACACCCCAACCTGCAGCTGAACCTACAAAGCACAGATGTGGAACTGGGGATCAGAAATGTAAGTAACCAAGTTCTTCTATAATCGACAAGATTCAAAATAGGCCTTGAAACTCTAATCGGGATTTCTATCATACAAATGTTTGTCATGATTAGTTCCTCCGGATCCATACCTGCCGCCTCTATCCTGTACTTCCCGGTATCTGGTACAGTGAAGTACTGAATCCCGTCCTTCAGCTGCACCACCTCCTCGTGGTCCTGTCCGCGGTAGTGGGTCCCCAGGCTGGTCGGGCCCAGACGGCCGGTGGTACCGAGGGTCGTAAAAGTGGCTGTATGGGTAGAATACACGTCTTGATAGATTATGTGGAAAATATAATGAAGAAGTGACAAAAACAGTCCATGATATTGTATTTTGGTCCGTGTCTTTCTCTCCTATTCTCCTATTAACTGACAATCCAACACTCTCCTATTCTCCTATTAACTGACAATCCAACACTGTTAACAACATTAAATATCAATCGCCTTCTAAAGAGTTTTAGGTTTTGGACACCAAAAGATGAGCTTGAGTGTTGTATCATAGGCTTTGGCGCAAGATTGTATCATTCGCATTCAATACTCCGATTCAATTGTTATAACAAGTGTAATGTGTATGAAGCTTTCAGCGGGGTTTACGTAGCGTCTTAGGAATTGAATATCTATCGTGCAAAGTTTACCTTTGaatatctttttcttaacttctccCAAACGGGGCTtggccatgtctgacgtctcgTCCTCGTCAAAAGCGACGTAAGCCTTTTCATGTAACTCCCGTGTAATGTCAGCAATCTCTACCTGTAACAGTTCCTTCAGTCGACCGTTTACTTCTTCACTGACAGACATGATCTCAAACTCTGACCCGTGTTCCACGATGTTCCGTCCGAACTCTGCCGCGCTCTCTAACGCCACAGTCGCCGTTTCTATCTCTTCTATAGCGGCGAAGAGCTCTTTACCCCGGGTCTTTCTCACCGTGTTAACACAATTCAGTAACTCAGCCTCTTGTTGATTGACCAGCGCAACAAACTTCCTCCTAGTTTGCCCTGCTTTCCTCTTGATTTTCTCGAACGCTTTTGTGGCCTTTTTCTCTAATTCGGTCTTCTGTGAGTTCACCTGTTGATCGGCTTTCATAAGGTCACCCAACTTCTTCTCTGTTTTCGCAAGAAGCGcgagaatgtctttttttgcctTCACGGCTGTGTCGGCGTAATACTCGTACTTGTGGTCCTTGTGGGACAGCACGGTGCATAACTGACAAATAGACTCGCTACAGTCGATGCAGTACAACTTCAGGGTCTCCTGTGAGTGGATCCAATTAAGCAGTATTCTTCCAGGAGCACATTTAGAACTATTCCTAGGCACACTGAAATATTTTTAAAGATACTGCATTAATATAATCTCACCGGCACACGATATCATCCtgactgattaaaaaaaaacgattaCAAAATATGCCATACAGGACAAACTTTAGACTTGAGGGTACCAGATATATTGCTAAAAGAGCAAAGCTAACAGAAAGTTAACATATGAGTTAAAGGGTTTTATCATCTTAGAGACATTTTTTCTATAATTATATTTCTCTGCACAGGAGGGAATATACTGtgtttgcttgcctgttcttctttctttttcttcttttcttatcCTGCCAAAAAttaagtagatgtggggtggtagctctactagcGGTATTGCAAAAacttatatgtaccttatgttacatggtacggatgttatatttgagatgtaggtacctttagaaaagatagatacacctgacaatacattatgctaatgatgagtcatttgcataatttatgcatacacttgtattttccttacaccctAGAAGCTACAATATAACCGCCCTCCTGAGTAccttccccctccccctttcccaCCATGAAGTGCCAAATATGTTTAACCAAATTATTACTTACTGACTTAATGTTACCTATGAGATTAAAAATAACGACTGTAtatatacactcagcacaaaaagtttggaaacttaacgttggtcgatcatatctaccttgtttcttgatcaatttcaatggtTTATGTATCTTTGGTTTATGCAACTTATTatgattgtaaattaatgcTTCATTGGTGAGCTTCTTGTGGACGTCAACGGTTTCCTTCAAGCCTTCCACGAAGAAATTGTCCTTTAGTTCCGTGACCCCGCCACCCGGAAGTAAAGTCTTGGTGCGACAGGTGGGACAATCTAGCTGTTTTGATCTTCTGATTCTTTAGAAACTCCTCTAAACACTGCTGACAGAAGGAATTGAAGACAAGACAGGACTTTGGGCCGGCGGTTTTTTTTACActggctggagtggggaaagttgtgttaagtgcctttttctcaagggcacaaaatcggtagcgtcaggggattcgaacccgggacccttgggttctgggccgaaaaccctgccgtacATACTGACTCCACGACTGGGAGTAACTTGCTGGGTATGCTACCTGAATGCAACGTCGCAAATAATGCAACATCTATGGAGATGCTGGTGGACCGGTTTCCTCTACGACATGACATTTCTAATTCGGTGGTTGAAAATCAAGTACTCGGGCTCTCAATGAGATATGaatttattctttatcatcCTTCATGGATCCATATTTCATTGTTCTTAGGGGGATAGACATTTTTACACAATTAATGGGGTAAGTATCTATCCATATCATTTCTCAGCATCCAAATATTTGGGTTACCCCCTGCGCCCCTCAAAACCTCCATTCCAACACCCAGATACCCATGTGGCATATGCAGGCATAGTTTACATAGTTCTTAATTTCATAACTCTTACAAGATATTTGTACAGTCATAGGTAGGTACCATTAGATAGTAAGTAATCATTTGCTTGAATACATTAAAACTCCATACATATTAATTTCATATTGTGGCTGTTCCAGGTTACATACTGAACTGAAATAGGATTGATGCAATGTAGACTCACAACAACAATACATCAGCAATgtttgaaaatatcaaatatcagcGATATCTAAAAGGTTACACAATACAAATTGGATGTGTGATAATGCAGCAGCTATCAACACGTAATCAATCTACCCCTCCAAGGATCCACTTTCAATTCATGGCCTCTTTTTAGGTGTTCTTGAATACACAAATATATTACAGAGACATAACAGAAGACTCAAAAACATAACATGTTACACAAAATATTTAAGTTAACTTTTGACATGAGATGGTTTGAAAACAAGTATGTTTATGACAGAGTCTTCATCTTACATCGCCCTGGTAAGTACAACATACCCCGGACCGTCATTAGCCCCGCTCTCACCGCTAGTGTCTGATCCTGAGTTATAGGACCCACCTCCTCCTCCACATGCTCCAAAATAAGCACCACCCCTCCCTCCTCCTGAGTAcccaccccctcctcctcccccaccTCCAGCGCCCAAactccctccccctcctccaaaCCCGCCCTCTGCGTTGTtcttcacccccctcccaccgacTCCACCGTTCACGAAAGCTTTCCCACCCTCACCCCCATTATTCCCATCTGTGCCACCAAAGTTATTTTTCCCGCTTGCGCCGTCCGTTAAGAGCCCCCCGCCTCCCCCACCTACACTGCCATCAGACCCTTGTGTGGCGCCTTTCCCGTCAGACCCTCCTGTAAAATAAGTAATACCACCTGAGCTGGACTGCCCTGCTGTCGCGGTTGTACCGTCACTGTTGGGGTTCCTTTTACTCAAGCCGTTGCCTCCCCCTGCACCCCCCGCCACGATCAGCGGCGTGTTGTCCGTCTTGGTGACGAAGGTCCCGCCTCCACCACCGACACTGTAGCTTGACTTGTTTTCCAGTCCCCCTTGGCCAGCAAGTATCTTCAACACTTCACCTGAagtagacaaaaacaaaaccttatTTGCGTGTGCAAGTATTGAATATCTATTGCTGTCCAGATGATAACATTAATACGTCATTTGTGACTATCGTTAAATGTCAATGAAAGCACTGATGAAATTCCATTTTTCATATAGATGTGAAATATATCtaaaacgtttcagacagcatccactatcgtCCATCATTAAATCTTCAGAAAGTCATCTAGCTGATTTGACATGGCCATGGCTTAGTTGAATGTTTACGAGGGTGCGATTTCGAATAATCTACAGTGTATATCCTACCTTATTTAGACTTGTCTAATAGCTTTGCGGTAAAAGCAAGCTAATCGCAGAAAACAATCGTCAATTTAGACATTTGAGTCGTAAATACCCATTATTCCCTAGTAATTGTGCATAGTTCGACATTGTGACTGCCAGCAGTCCTATAGCCTACCTTTCTTAAGTTGGAAGGCTCCTCTGACCACTGCACCGCGCCCTCTGGCGGACTTGGGGTCATTCACACCCTAACCTGCAGCAGAACGTACAAAGCACAGATGTGGAACTGGGGATCAGAAATGTAAGTAACCAAGTTCTTCTATAATCAACAAGACTCAAAATAGGTATGGAAACTCTAATCAGGATTACTATCATACAAATgtttgtctgtatctgtatctgtatctatataataCTGTAATGTCATAATTACTTCCTCCGGATCCATACCTGCCGCCTCTATTCTGTACTTCCCGGTATCTGGTACAGTGAAGTActgacactgcacgaaatggcctcgtatcccggcgtatacgcacagggattcctccggaaatattccatagcccggtgcggatttagcgtatccgttaattatatcggatacgctaaatccgcaccaggatatggaatatttccggaggaatccctgtacgtatacgccgggatacgaggccatttcgtgcagtgtgaatCCCGTCCTTCAGCTGCACCAGCTCCTCGTGGTCCTGTCCGCGGTAGTGGGTCCCCAGGCTAGTCGGGCCTTGGCGGCCGGTGGTACCGAGGGTCGTGAAACGGGCCGTACGGAAAcctgagtttcaagttgtcATTAAGAAATTGTATGTTATAGCATTTGTTGTAAGACATGAAAATGCCTTCTAAGTGCATTTCTTAACCGCTTAGTTAAGACGAATATAAA
Protein-coding sequences here:
- the LOC136423319 gene encoding keratin, type I cytoskeletal 9-like, with protein sequence MAESKLLNRLSEDFLECQICLQPYRRPKQGYLSVLLRAVPQGPLNEYFADTAVKAKEDIIALLAKTEKKMGDLKNADQQAHSQKTELEKNVTETVEKIKKKAEQTKKHKEFSSAIEEIETATVALESAAEFGRNIVEHGSEFDIMAVSGEVNGRLRDLLEVELADITDKLPKKAYIAFEEDKTSDMTKPRLGEVKTTQGFRTARFTTLGTTGRQGPTSLGTHYRGQDHEELVQLKDGIHTARNGLGVNDPKSARGRGAVVRGAFQLKKGEVLKILAGQGGLENKSSYSVGGGGGTFVTKTDNTPLIVAGGAGGGNGLSKRNPNSDGTTATAGQSSSGGITYFTGGSDGKGATQGSDGSVGGGGGGLLTDGASGKNNFGGTDGNNGGEGGKAFVNGGVGGRGVKNNAEGGFGGGGGSLGAGGGGGGGGGYSGGGRGGAYFGACGGGGGSYNSGSDTSGESGANDGPGVPRNSSKCAPGRILLNWIHSQETLKLYCIDCSESICQLCTVLSHKDHKYEYYADTAVKAKKDILALLAKTEKKLGDLMKADQQVNSQKTELEKKATKAFEKIKRKAGQTRRKFVALVNQQEAELLNCVNTVRKTRGKELFAAIEEIETATVALESAAEFGRNIVEHGSEFEIMSVSEEVNGRLKELLQVEIADITRELHEKAYVAFDEDETSDMAKPRLGEVKKKIFKATFTTLGTTGRLGPTSLGTHYRGQDHEEVVQLKDGIQYFTVPDTGKYRIEAAGSAAGWGVYDPKSARGRGAVVRGAFELKKGEVLKILVGQEGMENKSRCGVGGGGGTFVTKTDNTPLIVAGGAGGGNNLTKRNPNSDGTTATAGQSSSGGITYFTGGSDGKGATQGDNDNVGGGGGGFLTDGASGKNHFDGTDGNTGGEGGNAFVNGGVGGRGVFYNAEGGFGGGGGSLGAGGGGGGGGGYSGGGRAGGYIGDCGGGGGSYNSGSDTSGFGMGMGKGTTATAGQSSSGGLPNFSGGSDGKEATQGYDSNVGGGGGGLLTDGASGKVYFGGTDGSNVGEGGKAFVKGAVGVRGVNYNAEGGFGGGGGSYGHGERGGGGGGYSRGGRGDNWGGACGDGGGSYNSG